In Haloplanus rubicundus, one DNA window encodes the following:
- a CDS encoding FecCD family ABC transporter permease, whose product MTSEDHLPVDRFDWITRELGIVVAGSSLLVLVAATLQLSFGAYPLSPVAAWRTLLDPTVLLSGGAWHAFLFGGPVPAYETGTLVTWTIRLPRVLVGMLVGMNLAVSGAILQAVTRNELASPFVLGVSSGAGLAVLLTVVVFTGLLPYLPLFAAVGGGVAFLLVYGIAWQGGTSPVRLVLAGVIVSSVFGSVQTGLFLLLEDVGVIQSVVAWTTGSLVGADWAQVRMILPWTAVAVGAALLGARQLNVLTLGERTASSLGMSVEHARFGLSGVAVLAAAASVAAAGIVGFVGLVVPHIVRRLVGTDHKRLLVGCVFAGPALLTAADAGARLALNPAQIPVGIVTGLVGGPYFLYLMRKHRDFGGF is encoded by the coding sequence ATGACCAGCGAGGATCACCTACCAGTCGACCGGTTCGATTGGATCACGCGGGAGTTGGGCATCGTCGTCGCCGGCAGTAGCCTCCTCGTCCTCGTCGCGGCGACGTTGCAATTGAGCTTCGGCGCGTACCCGCTCTCACCGGTCGCGGCCTGGCGAACGCTGTTGGACCCCACGGTCCTCCTGAGCGGCGGGGCTTGGCACGCGTTCCTGTTCGGCGGTCCCGTCCCGGCGTACGAGACGGGGACGCTCGTCACGTGGACGATCAGACTCCCCCGGGTGCTGGTGGGCATGCTCGTCGGGATGAACCTCGCCGTCTCCGGCGCGATACTCCAAGCCGTGACGCGCAACGAACTCGCCAGTCCGTTCGTCCTCGGAGTCTCCTCGGGGGCCGGCCTCGCCGTCCTCCTGACCGTCGTGGTGTTCACCGGCCTGCTTCCGTATCTCCCGCTGTTTGCCGCCGTCGGCGGCGGCGTCGCCTTCCTGCTGGTCTACGGTATCGCGTGGCAGGGAGGGACCAGTCCCGTCCGACTGGTCCTGGCGGGCGTCATCGTCAGCAGCGTGTTCGGATCGGTCCAGACCGGCCTCTTTCTCCTCTTGGAGGACGTCGGCGTCATCCAGAGCGTGGTGGCCTGGACGACTGGGTCGTTGGTCGGGGCGGACTGGGCACAGGTCCGGATGATACTGCCGTGGACGGCCGTCGCCGTCGGCGCGGCGCTACTCGGCGCGCGGCAGTTGAACGTCCTCACACTCGGGGAGCGAACGGCATCGTCGCTCGGCATGTCCGTCGAACACGCCCGGTTCGGACTCTCCGGGGTCGCGGTACTCGCGGCGGCGGCCAGCGTCGCCGCCGCCGGCATCGTCGGGTTCGTCGGACTCGTCGTCCCTCACATCGTTCGGCGACTCGTCGGCACGGATCACAAGCGGCTACTGGTCGGTTGTGTGTTCGCCGGCCCGGCGTTGCTGACCGCTGCCGACGCCGGGGCACGACTGGCACTCAACCCGGCACAGATTCCGGTCGGTATCGTGACCGGACTGGTCGGCGGTCCGTACTTCCTGTATCTGATGCGGAAACACCGCGACTTCGGAGGGTTCTGA
- a CDS encoding signal peptidase I, which yields MNHTIRQTLRPPTVGRALLAVVLLALIAPFVVYAVPATVGAEASYVVLTASMTPAIAPGDVVIVDSVPARDIAVGDVIVFEQRAGDAIPITHRVIGVERSAGAPPAFQTKGDANEDADLTPVTPDRVIGRVVFSIPLIGHVIQFVGTPAGFVALVVLPLGLLVVSEVADLLRAGRSGAAASDAADADAPTDSDAAVATTATATDPVPDDQVVFTPADLTLSSVALGAFTVYAGYVAFGTPTAVSVTLAIAVGALFLLAVALRLFAPFDAATAADRLTVAPTVRIGDGRPTGPTVDVATPADLSAIAATLGRPLLRDDRDRYVVLDGAVTYACDVPTGPDDASAEVDAIERHLGPTGDADAGVPMESEPLPSAPVEPRSAGR from the coding sequence ATGAATCACACTATTCGGCAGACTCTGCGGCCCCCGACGGTCGGACGAGCGTTGCTCGCCGTCGTCTTGCTGGCCCTGATCGCCCCCTTCGTCGTCTACGCGGTCCCCGCGACCGTCGGCGCCGAAGCGAGCTACGTGGTCCTGACGGCCAGCATGACACCGGCCATCGCGCCGGGCGACGTGGTGATCGTCGACTCGGTGCCGGCCCGGGATATCGCCGTCGGCGACGTGATCGTGTTCGAACAGCGGGCCGGCGACGCCATCCCGATCACCCACCGGGTAATCGGTGTGGAGCGCTCCGCCGGCGCCCCGCCCGCGTTCCAAACCAAGGGTGATGCGAACGAGGACGCCGACCTGACCCCCGTGACGCCGGACCGCGTGATCGGGCGGGTCGTCTTCAGTATTCCACTGATCGGTCACGTCATCCAGTTCGTCGGGACGCCCGCCGGCTTCGTCGCGCTCGTCGTGCTTCCGCTCGGCCTGCTGGTCGTCTCGGAAGTCGCCGACTTGCTCCGTGCGGGACGGTCCGGCGCGGCGGCGAGCGACGCGGCCGACGCGGATGCGCCGACCGATTCCGACGCGGCCGTCGCGACGACGGCCACGGCCACTGACCCCGTCCCCGACGACCAGGTCGTGTTCACGCCCGCGGACCTGACGCTGTCGAGCGTCGCCCTCGGCGCCTTCACCGTCTACGCCGGCTACGTCGCCTTCGGGACGCCGACGGCCGTCTCCGTGACCCTCGCCATCGCCGTCGGGGCGCTGTTCCTCCTCGCGGTCGCGCTTCGACTGTTCGCGCCGTTCGACGCGGCGACGGCCGCCGACCGACTGACGGTCGCCCCGACGGTGCGCATCGGCGATGGGCGTCCGACCGGCCCGACCGTCGACGTGGCGACGCCGGCCGACCTGTCGGCCATCGCCGCCACCCTCGGCCGGCCACTCCTGCGCGACGACCGCGACCGGTACGTCGTCCTCGACGGTGCGGTGACGTACGCCTGCGACGTGCCGACGGGTCCCGACGACGCGAGCGCCGAAGTCGACGCCATCGAGCGACACCTCGGGCCAACGGGCGACGCCGACGCTGGCGTCCCGATGGAGTCGGAGCCGCTCCCGTCGGCGCCCGTCGAACCGAGGAGCGCGGGTCGATGA
- a CDS encoding ABC transporter substrate-binding protein, with protein MSTSTSTPTPTATEVCMEPVGCLTLDSPPETWVANAGIYCDMGMALGLTDRLAGIGSPRRFYTGYYEQLPGISLDKRAYPALSRGTRLPKESFYAVDADIHIMDPVWIVNTFGWTEGDVAEIANNVGPFFGNYIREKGDAWHDYRYYTLWEAFEKVATLFDRRERYERLNAVHRDLTETIRSRLPDERPELLLLRPQGVPPQSFFPQYIDDSVSDLQWNVVEIRDALAGSDIPKWGVRIGYEALAELDPDVIVMETQFADDFVLEEESFREYTLGFLRENSVTRDISAVENGRVHAGGINYQGPLISLFQIEQAAKVAYPEEFTEETLFDRQQVARIVSGDRG; from the coding sequence ATGTCGACGTCGACGTCGACACCGACACCGACAGCCACCGAAGTCTGCATGGAGCCGGTCGGCTGTCTCACGTTGGATTCCCCGCCGGAGACGTGGGTCGCCAACGCGGGTATCTACTGTGACATGGGGATGGCGCTGGGACTGACGGATCGGCTCGCCGGGATCGGTTCGCCGCGCCGATTCTACACGGGCTATTACGAGCAGTTGCCGGGGATTTCGCTGGACAAGCGAGCCTATCCGGCCCTGTCCCGAGGGACTCGGCTGCCGAAGGAGTCGTTCTACGCCGTCGATGCCGATATCCACATCATGGATCCGGTGTGGATCGTCAACACCTTCGGCTGGACCGAGGGCGACGTTGCGGAGATAGCGAACAACGTCGGTCCCTTCTTCGGGAACTACATCCGCGAGAAAGGGGACGCGTGGCACGACTACCGATACTACACCCTGTGGGAGGCCTTCGAGAAGGTGGCGACGCTCTTCGACCGTCGAGAACGGTACGAACGGCTCAACGCTGTCCATCGGGACCTGACCGAGACCATCCGGTCCCGTCTCCCCGACGAGCGACCGGAGCTCTTGCTGTTGCGTCCGCAAGGCGTCCCACCGCAGTCCTTCTTTCCCCAGTACATCGACGACTCCGTCTCCGACCTCCAGTGGAACGTCGTCGAGATTCGGGACGCGCTCGCGGGAAGTGACATCCCGAAGTGGGGCGTTCGGATCGGCTACGAGGCACTCGCGGAACTCGACCCGGACGTCATCGTCATGGAAACACAGTTCGCCGACGACTTCGTCCTCGAGGAGGAGTCGTTTCGGGAGTACACGCTCGGATTCCTGCGTGAGAACTCCGTCACCCGCGACATTTCGGCCGTCGAGAACGGCCGGGTTCACGCCGGCGGCATCAACTATCAGGGACCGTTGATCTCCCTGTTCCAGATCGAACAGGCCGCCAAGGTGGCGTATCCGGAGGAGTTCACCGAGGAGACGCTGTTCGACAGACAGCAGGTTGCACGTATCGTGTCCGGTGATCGCGGGTGA
- a CDS encoding SHOCT domain-containing protein, which yields MASDGLDTRTLVLLLVAAVILLPLLTMGLGGGMMGGGMMGGGMWGGHMWSDGGVSGWWLLVGLLGRVLTLLVVVGVGYLIYRALTESDEGIDEAMDELRLAYARGDIDDEEYERRRKTLERDER from the coding sequence GTGGCGTCGGACGGCCTCGATACGCGGACGCTCGTCCTGTTGCTCGTCGCGGCGGTGATTCTGCTGCCGCTGTTGACGATGGGGCTGGGCGGCGGGATGATGGGTGGCGGAATGATGGGCGGCGGGATGTGGGGCGGCCACATGTGGAGCGACGGGGGGGTGTCCGGCTGGTGGCTGCTCGTCGGTCTCTTGGGTCGTGTCCTCACTCTCCTCGTCGTCGTGGGTGTGGGCTATCTCATCTACCGCGCACTGACGGAGTCGGACGAGGGGATTGACGAGGCGATGGACGAACTCCGACTCGCGTACGCCCGCGGCGACATCGACGACGAGGAGTACGAACGCCGACGGAAGACGCTCGAACGGGACGAGCGCTGA
- a CDS encoding MaoC/PaaZ C-terminal domain-containing protein has product MTVFLDDIRRWDGESYGTYEVTEAEILEFAERYDPQWFHTDPDRAADSIYGDLIASGWHTASMSMRLFVDGFLGETATLGAKGLDRLRWPKPVVPGDELTVHSTIEGVAEETEDYGVVRWGVETTANDGAKTVLAIEALVLVATE; this is encoded by the coding sequence ATGACCGTCTTTCTCGACGACATCCGGCGCTGGGACGGCGAATCGTACGGCACCTACGAGGTGACCGAGGCGGAGATACTGGAGTTCGCCGAGCGCTACGACCCACAGTGGTTCCACACGGACCCCGACCGCGCGGCCGACTCCATCTACGGCGACCTCATCGCCAGCGGCTGGCACACCGCCTCGATGTCGATGCGGCTGTTCGTCGACGGCTTCCTCGGCGAGACAGCGACGCTCGGCGCGAAGGGACTGGATCGACTCCGCTGGCCGAAGCCGGTCGTCCCCGGCGACGAACTCACCGTCCACTCGACCATCGAGGGCGTCGCGGAGGAGACGGAGGACTACGGCGTCGTCCGCTGGGGGGTCGAGACGACCGCCAACGACGGCGCGAAGACCGTTCTCGCCATCGAGGCGCTCGTGTTGGTCGCGACCGAGTAG
- a CDS encoding DUF4352 domain-containing protein, with translation MILVAIVVVLAGCPGGTSNTADDVGSDVPESPSEPAPSSTAVDSTPITRTSAEISSGTDTAVRPLTEGILNESFVVGTGSNRVRYTITSIDRADRVGGEFGIDADAQFVVVGVTVTNLGDNITRVTGDAFTVVAGDGERYPTDGQAMNADEDALLVRDLGPNATVRRILIFDVPPTRESLRLSVTAPQS, from the coding sequence GTGATCCTAGTCGCAATCGTCGTCGTACTGGCGGGGTGCCCGGGTGGCACGTCGAACACTGCGGACGACGTCGGGTCCGACGTACCTGAATCGCCGTCGGAGCCGGCACCGTCGTCGACAGCGGTCGACTCGACACCGATCACTCGGACATCGGCGGAGATATCCAGCGGAACGGATACGGCTGTTCGCCCCCTCACAGAGGGGATACTCAACGAATCATTCGTCGTCGGAACGGGATCGAACCGGGTCCGCTACACGATCACCAGTATTGATCGAGCAGATCGCGTCGGGGGTGAGTTCGGTATCGACGCCGACGCACAGTTCGTCGTCGTGGGAGTCACGGTGACGAACCTCGGCGACAACATCACTCGCGTCACCGGCGATGCGTTCACCGTGGTCGCGGGTGATGGGGAAAGATATCCAACGGACGGGCAGGCGATGAACGCCGACGAAGACGCGCTCCTCGTTCGAGATTTGGGCCCGAACGCGACCGTTCGTAGGATACTCATCTTCGACGTTCCTCCGACTCGAGAATCGCTTCGACTCAGCGTGACGGCCCCTCAGTCCTGA
- a CDS encoding RNA methyltransferase — MSHDRDPPVVVVVDAETPGNVGTIARAMKNFGLSELKLVNPPELGRDSEAYGFAGHAREDVLPNAEEVTFDEVVENYHTVGCTAITGEDSRRHVRFPFKTPRELAESLRTVDAPTALVFGREGRGLDNGELARLDEVCSIPASADYPVLNLGQAATILLYELRELTVEETQLPDVERERAAEADVERFHDFVAEFLDASGYKEIKRDKTRRLVRRLIGRAHPTDREIHTLLGVLRRATGQLEHRSELLAEYDEPDRW; from the coding sequence ATGAGCCACGACCGCGACCCGCCGGTCGTCGTCGTCGTGGACGCCGAGACGCCGGGCAACGTGGGCACCATCGCCCGCGCGATGAAGAACTTCGGGCTGTCGGAGCTCAAGCTGGTGAACCCACCCGAACTCGGTCGCGACAGCGAGGCGTACGGCTTCGCCGGCCACGCCCGCGAGGACGTGCTCCCGAACGCCGAGGAGGTGACGTTCGACGAGGTGGTCGAGAACTACCACACCGTCGGCTGTACGGCCATCACCGGCGAGGACAGCCGTCGACACGTCCGCTTCCCGTTCAAGACGCCGCGGGAGCTGGCGGAGAGCCTGCGGACGGTCGATGCGCCGACGGCGCTCGTCTTCGGCCGGGAGGGCCGCGGCCTCGACAACGGGGAACTCGCCCGGCTGGACGAGGTGTGTTCGATCCCCGCGAGCGCCGACTACCCCGTCCTGAACCTGGGACAGGCGGCGACTATCCTCCTCTACGAACTCCGCGAGCTGACCGTCGAAGAGACGCAACTGCCCGACGTGGAGCGAGAACGCGCCGCGGAGGCGGACGTCGAGCGGTTCCACGACTTCGTGGCGGAGTTCCTCGACGCCAGCGGCTACAAAGAGATAAAGCGGGACAAGACCCGGCGACTGGTCCGCCGGCTGATCGGCCGCGCCCACCCGACCGACCGCGAGATTCACACCTTGCTCGGCGTGTTGCGTCGGGCGACGGGTCAGCTCGAACACCGATCCGAACTCCTCGCTGAGTACGACGAGCCGGATCGGTGGTGA
- a CDS encoding 6-hydroxymethylpterin diphosphokinase MptE-like protein yields MNYQTWLPVYERILDDFGYDRAGDERARDRLAALVTAFDESRLGWLDGAVVAVAGAGPSLEAEAGVAADAEMVIAASVAADRLREVGVTVDLMVTDLDKTPATARDLTREGVPVAVHAHGDNVPAVERWVPRFDGEHVLPTTQAEPTGPVRNYGGFTDGDRAAFLADAFGAASLRFPGWDFDDASVGPEKRRKLVWAERLLHWLERRRGERFAVLDGRRSGIDPI; encoded by the coding sequence ATGAACTACCAGACGTGGCTCCCGGTGTACGAACGCATCCTCGACGACTTCGGGTACGACCGCGCCGGCGACGAACGCGCCCGTGACCGCCTCGCGGCGCTCGTGACCGCCTTCGACGAGTCACGACTCGGCTGGCTCGACGGAGCGGTCGTCGCCGTCGCCGGCGCCGGCCCGTCGCTCGAAGCCGAGGCGGGCGTCGCCGCCGACGCGGAGATGGTGATCGCCGCCTCGGTGGCCGCCGACCGACTCCGCGAGGTCGGCGTCACCGTCGACCTGATGGTCACCGACCTCGACAAGACGCCGGCCACCGCCCGCGACCTGACCCGCGAGGGCGTCCCCGTCGCCGTCCACGCCCATGGCGACAACGTCCCCGCCGTGGAGCGGTGGGTGCCGCGATTCGACGGCGAACACGTCCTACCGACGACGCAGGCCGAGCCAACCGGGCCGGTGCGCAACTACGGCGGGTTCACCGACGGCGACCGGGCCGCCTTCCTCGCGGACGCGTTCGGCGCCGCCTCGCTCCGATTCCCCGGCTGGGACTTCGACGACGCGAGCGTCGGCCCCGAGAAACGGCGGAAGCTCGTGTGGGCCGAACGGCTGCTCCACTGGCTCGAACGCCGTCGCGGCGAGCGGTTCGCCGTCCTCGACGGCCGGCGGTCGGGGATCGATCCGATCTGA
- the folP gene encoding dihydropteroate synthase produces the protein MRNVDAAGLGIGDDYPPRIMGVLNVSEESPYSPSVFDDPDEAAAYVDEDLIGEGADIVDVGLESANKRFEVLTAEEELDRLDTAVQAIESVSGDAVFSIETRYHEVAEAALDAGFDMVNDICGFADPEMPRVCAERDVAVAKMASPPNLERPGAVEAVDDIYAALQREGLTDKTIVDPAFGGWSEAKTLEDDRETFRRLREFRALDRPILVSINRKNFLRDLAGRSTEEALPVSLAATAMAVERGAHVIRTHDVAETRDAALIGKVFARDRLRTTDEVAVEELDVTSVGELRRHLDRIGGEAAAARRGVVRTFGLSGLSPAERETLADAARGTPVTVAGEGAHRLLVGTPADLPAVVESASGRSDALDAALAAVAEALA, from the coding sequence ATGCGCAACGTGGACGCCGCGGGCCTCGGCATCGGCGACGACTACCCGCCACGGATCATGGGGGTGTTGAACGTCAGCGAGGAGTCGCCGTACTCGCCGAGCGTCTTCGACGACCCGGACGAAGCCGCCGCGTACGTCGACGAGGACCTGATCGGCGAGGGTGCCGACATCGTCGACGTGGGGCTGGAGTCGGCGAACAAGCGCTTCGAGGTGCTCACCGCGGAGGAGGAACTCGACCGCCTCGACACCGCCGTCCAGGCGATAGAGAGCGTCTCCGGCGACGCCGTCTTCTCCATCGAAACCCGCTACCACGAGGTTGCCGAGGCGGCCCTCGACGCCGGCTTCGACATGGTGAACGATATCTGTGGGTTCGCGGACCCCGAGATGCCGCGGGTCTGTGCCGAACGGGACGTGGCCGTCGCGAAGATGGCTAGCCCGCCGAACCTCGAACGCCCCGGTGCCGTCGAGGCCGTGGACGACATCTACGCGGCCCTGCAACGGGAGGGGCTCACCGACAAGACCATCGTCGACCCCGCGTTCGGCGGGTGGAGCGAGGCCAAAACCCTCGAAGACGACCGCGAGACCTTCCGCCGCCTGCGGGAGTTTCGCGCCCTCGACCGTCCGATCCTCGTCTCGATCAACCGCAAGAACTTCCTCCGTGACCTCGCCGGCCGGTCGACGGAGGAAGCCCTCCCCGTCAGCCTCGCGGCCACCGCGATGGCCGTCGAGCGCGGCGCGCACGTGATCCGCACCCACGACGTGGCGGAGACGCGGGACGCCGCCCTGATCGGCAAGGTGTTCGCGCGGGACCGCCTGCGGACGACCGACGAGGTGGCCGTCGAGGAACTCGACGTGACGAGCGTCGGGGAGCTTCGCCGCCATCTGGATCGGATCGGCGGCGAGGCGGCGGCCGCCCGGCGCGGCGTCGTCCGCACCTTCGGACTCTCGGGGCTCTCGCCCGCCGAACGCGAGACGCTCGCCGACGCCGCCCGGGGGACGCCCGTGACCGTCGCCGGCGAGGGCGCGCACCGACTCCTCGTCGGGACGCCCGCGGACCTGCCCGCCGTCGTCGAATCGGCGTCGGGGCGGTCCGACGCCCTCGATGCCGCGCTCGCCGCCGTCGCCGAGGCACTCGCGTAA
- the gatE gene encoding Glu-tRNA(Gln) amidotransferase subunit GatE — translation MSEYDYEALGLVAGLEIHQQLDTATKLFCACPTERREPEESSRTFSRYLHPTKSELGELDEAAVEESRVDREFEYLAFDTTCLVEEDDEPPHRIDDEALDVALQIAALLDMTAVDQAHVMRKIVVDGSNTSGFQRTALVGQDGEIETSEGPVGVEDLLLEEESAGRVEETAAGVRFSLDRLGIPLVEIGTKPDISSPAQAREAAERIGMLLRSTGSVKRGLGTIRQDVNVSIADGARVEIKGVQALDEIEEIVRLEVGRQVELLDIADELRRRDASVGDTQDVSAVFEDTDSGVIRGALNSGGHVTAVPLYGFDGLVGREIQPDRRLGTECSDHAKRHGAGGIFHTDELPAYGVTEDEVAALRDAVGAGPDDAVAIVADDPETAELAIEAVAERAETAIEGVPEETRDATPEGTTRYLRPLPGAARMYPETDVPPVELDPTDVDLPELLTEKVERYQGDYDLDAGLAEQVAYGRRMPLFESVVEAGVDATFAAGVLEGTLTELRRDDVPVERLTDDHLREVLLLVEDGDLAKEGVEQVLSTLAENPDLSADEAVEEAGLAGVSEAEVREAVSEVVERNAEQVESEGMGAFSALMGECMGALRGKADGEIVSDVLREEIGKRT, via the coding sequence ATGAGCGAGTACGACTACGAGGCGCTCGGCCTCGTCGCGGGGCTGGAGATCCACCAGCAACTCGACACCGCGACGAAGCTGTTCTGTGCGTGCCCGACCGAGCGTCGGGAACCCGAGGAATCGAGTCGGACCTTCTCCCGGTATCTCCACCCGACCAAGAGCGAACTCGGCGAACTCGACGAGGCGGCGGTGGAGGAGAGCCGCGTCGACCGCGAGTTCGAGTATCTCGCCTTCGACACCACCTGTCTGGTCGAGGAGGACGACGAACCACCTCACCGCATCGACGACGAGGCCCTCGACGTGGCGCTGCAGATCGCCGCCTTGCTCGACATGACCGCGGTCGATCAGGCCCACGTGATGCGGAAGATCGTCGTCGACGGCTCCAACACCTCCGGCTTCCAGCGAACGGCGCTGGTGGGACAGGACGGCGAAATCGAGACGAGCGAGGGGCCCGTCGGCGTCGAGGACCTCCTCCTCGAGGAGGAGAGCGCCGGTCGCGTCGAGGAGACGGCGGCGGGCGTCCGCTTCAGCCTCGACCGCCTCGGCATCCCGCTGGTCGAAATCGGGACGAAACCGGACATCTCCTCGCCCGCGCAGGCCCGCGAGGCCGCCGAGCGCATCGGGATGCTCCTGCGCTCGACCGGGTCGGTCAAGCGCGGCCTCGGCACTATCCGCCAGGACGTGAACGTCTCCATCGCCGACGGGGCCCGCGTCGAGATCAAGGGCGTGCAGGCGCTCGACGAGATCGAGGAGATCGTCCGGCTGGAGGTGGGCCGACAGGTCGAACTCCTCGACATCGCCGACGAACTCCGGCGGCGCGACGCGTCGGTCGGGGACACGCAGGACGTGAGTGCGGTGTTCGAGGACACCGACAGCGGGGTGATCCGCGGTGCCCTGAACTCGGGCGGCCACGTCACCGCTGTTCCCCTCTACGGCTTCGACGGCCTCGTCGGCCGCGAGATCCAGCCCGACCGCCGCCTCGGCACCGAATGCTCCGACCACGCCAAGCGCCACGGCGCCGGCGGGATCTTCCACACCGACGAACTCCCGGCGTACGGCGTGACCGAGGACGAAGTGGCGGCCCTCCGCGACGCCGTCGGAGCCGGTCCCGACGACGCCGTCGCCATCGTCGCCGACGACCCCGAGACGGCCGAGTTAGCCATCGAAGCCGTCGCCGAGCGCGCCGAGACGGCAATCGAGGGCGTCCCGGAGGAGACCCGCGACGCGACCCCCGAGGGGACCACCCGCTACCTCCGTCCCCTCCCCGGCGCGGCGCGGATGTACCCCGAGACGGACGTGCCGCCCGTCGAACTCGACCCCACGGACGTGGACCTGCCGGAGCTGCTGACCGAGAAGGTCGAGCGCTATCAGGGCGACTACGACTTAGACGCCGGCCTCGCGGAACAGGTGGCCTACGGCCGCCGGATGCCCCTCTTCGAGTCCGTCGTCGAGGCGGGCGTCGACGCCACCTTCGCCGCCGGCGTGCTGGAGGGGACGCTGACCGAACTCCGCCGCGACGACGTGCCGGTCGAGCGCCTCACCGACGACCACCTGCGCGAGGTGCTCCTACTCGTCGAGGACGGCGACCTCGCGAAGGAGGGAGTCGAGCAAGTGCTGTCGACGCTCGCCGAGAACCCCGACCTCTCCGCCGACGAAGCCGTCGAGGAAGCCGGCCTCGCCGGTGTCTCCGAGGCCGAGGTGCGCGAGGCGGTGAGCGAGGTGGTCGAGCGAAACGCCGAACAGGTCGAGAGCGAAGGGATGGGCGCCTTCTCCGCGCTCATGGGCGAGTGCATGGGTGCGCTCCGCGGGAAGGCCGACGGCGAAATCGTCAGCGACGTGCTCCGCGAAGAGATCGGCAAGCGGACGTAG
- a CDS encoding ABC transporter ATP-binding protein, with product MDDPKYGADTTDSSLSTASLTLEYPNGESPAVDGVSLSVDPARITALVGPNGSGKSTLLKGLSGQLEPTTGRTVLDGRAVATYDDTELARRLGILHQETDGMERIRVEELVTHGRYPYRGFLERPSEADVAAIERALSLTGIERLRDRPLADLSGGQRRLAWLAMVLAQDTDVLLLDEPTTFLDLRHQLAVMDVVRELRDDVGTTVVVVLHDIEQAARYADEMVVLSDGEVAARGPPAEIVTADLLADVFGIEATVETDSQGVRIRPVRPLSPPSHDRSL from the coding sequence GTGGACGATCCGAAATATGGAGCCGACACGACCGACAGCTCCCTCTCGACGGCGTCGCTGACCCTCGAATATCCGAACGGCGAGTCGCCGGCCGTCGACGGCGTCTCACTCAGCGTCGACCCCGCTCGGATCACGGCGCTGGTCGGCCCGAACGGGAGCGGCAAGAGTACGCTGCTCAAGGGACTCTCGGGCCAACTGGAACCGACAACGGGACGGACGGTTCTCGACGGACGGGCAGTCGCGACGTACGACGACACCGAACTCGCACGTCGGCTGGGGATTCTCCACCAAGAGACCGATGGAATGGAGAGGATACGTGTCGAGGAACTGGTCACTCACGGTCGCTATCCGTACCGGGGGTTCCTCGAACGGCCGTCCGAAGCGGACGTCGCCGCCATCGAACGAGCGCTCTCGTTGACGGGGATCGAGCGGCTTCGCGACCGTCCACTGGCCGATCTGAGTGGGGGACAGCGCCGACTCGCGTGGCTAGCGATGGTCCTCGCACAGGACACTGATGTCCTCCTCCTCGACGAGCCGACGACGTTCCTCGACCTGCGACACCAGTTGGCCGTCATGGACGTCGTCCGTGAGCTACGAGATGATGTGGGCACGACGGTCGTCGTCGTGCTTCACGACATCGAACAGGCGGCCCGGTACGCCGACGAGATGGTGGTTCTCTCCGACGGGGAGGTCGCCGCCCGCGGACCGCCAGCGGAGATCGTCACGGCCGACCTGCTGGCGGACGTGTTTGGCATCGAGGCGACGGTCGAAACGGATTCGCAGGGTGTGCGGATACGACCCGTCCGCCCGCTCTCGCCGCCATCGCACGACCGATCACTATGA